The DNA region TCTTTTCCTTAGGGTCAAGGATGTGGAAGGCAAGCACCTCATTATGCTGGTGCTGGAAGTGTTTGAGGGCAGCCGCCACCTTTTCTGGCGTGTCCCAAAAGTCGCTCAGCAGAATAATCAAGCTGCGTTTGCTAAGGTGCTTTGCAAAGTCTTTCAGAGCGGCTGAGGTGTCTGTAGTTTGATGGCGTGCCTGCTGTGTAGCTTGGCTGGTCTGATGCAGCGTCTGCAAAATGAGATTTTGGTGTGAGGGCTTGAGACTAGGTGGCAGAAATGTATGAAGTGTATTGCTGTATGTGGCAAGGCTGACCGCATCACGCTGCCCCATCATCAAAAGCGTTAGAGCAGCGGCAATGTAACTTGCATACTCAACTTTGGGCAAAAGGCTCTTGGAGGAGTGAAATGACATTGAGCTGGATTGGTCGAGCAAAATGTAGCAGCGTAGGTTGGTCTCTTCTTCATACTGCTTGATGTAATACTTGCCAGTTCGTCCATAGACGCGCCAATCAATGTGGCGCGGTTCATCGCCAAAGGTGTATTGACGGTGCTCCGCAAACTCTACGCTGAACCCGTGATAAGGGCTTTTATGCAACCCAGTGATGAAGCCTTCGACAATCATTTTAGCTTTCAGCTCAATAGAGCCTAAGCGCGAGACCACCTCAGGTTGCAGATATTTGCGATAGTCTTGCACGCCAGTGGACGCTATTTGACGATAATCTCTCGTGGCAGACGCGCCATAAGTGTCAAAGGTGAGCGCAGCATTTCAGTGAGTGCATTTCGCCAGCGCTGTGCTTCCTCGGCAGCCACTGGGCTGAGGAAAAGTTCCAGATACATTTCTCGCCGAAAAGCGGCCTTGAGCCATTCATACAATTGAGCTTGTGCATCGCTATCATCATCTTCACCGAAAAGAAGGTCAAAGAAGCTCTTGCGCTTGGGATATTCTACAAACTGGACGCTGGTCTCGGGTTGAATGCCTGCCAGTTCTTTGGCAATATCGACGGCACGGTAAAATCCACCCAGTTCGTCGACAAGTCCGAGGTTCTTAGCGGTCTCACCGATCCAAACTCGTCCCTGCGCAATGCTGTCGACTGCAGCAGTCGTCATATTCCGTCCGTTTGCCACACGAGAAAGAAAGCGCTGGTAACCTTCGTTAATCAGCGCATCGACTTTTTGGTAGGCTTCAGGCGAAAGTTTCTCAAAGAGATTGTACGCATCGGCGTATTTGCCACGCAGAAGCACTTGGCGCTTCAAGCCAATTTCATCTTGCAACTTTTTGAGGTTGGGTTTGAGTGCGAAAATGCCAATGGAGCCCGTAATGGTAAGGGGATGTGCAAGGATTTTGTTTCCATCAGCTGAAATCCAATAGCCACCCGATGCAGCAACGCCTGACATAGAGACGACCACTGGTTTTTTTGCTTTGGCTTTGAGAATGGCTTGTGCCATTTTCTCAGAGGCAGTAACAGAGCCGCCAGGGCTGTCAACACGGAGAATAATCGCTTTGATGCTTTCGTCTTCTCTGGCATCTTCGAGAGCTTTGGTGATAGGAGAGTCGCCTGTGTTGTCATTGCCGTCAGGTTGTGGCGCACCTTTGCCGTCGACAATGCCGCCCTGCACATAGACCACCGCGATTTTCTCACCTGTCTTTTCCCGCGTCTCTTGAGCATAATCAGAAAGGTCAATGAAAATCTCTTCGTCGTCGTCCGAGATGCCGAGCTGTGATTTAAGACGCTCTTTCAAATCATTCATATAAGTTACGCTGTCCGCTAGCTTAGCGCTCACAAATGCGTTCTCTGAAAAATATGCGACATCGTTAATGAGCTGGCGCACTTCACTTTCCGACAAATTCCGACCCTTTGCAATTGCTTGAACGTATGCCTTGTCAAATGCGTCAAGTATGGCTTCATCTTGCTCGCGGTCAGCATCGCTTTGGCTATCACGCGTAAATTGCTCAACCGCACTTTTGTATTTGCCCCGTCGGATAGCTTCTACTTCAATGCCCACTTTTTCCAGCGCGGTCTTAAAGTAGAGGCTCTCAAAACTGAGTCCGTCAATGATGAGCACACTGTAGGGCTCGACGTAGATTTTATTGCAAGCAGTTGCAAGGTAGTATTCTTTGTCGCTCCCGCCACGCAGGTATGCCCAAACTTCTTTGCCAGACTGACGAGCTGCTTCAACAGCTTCACGAAGCTCGGCGATTTTTGAGAATGAGGCAGAAAGATTAGAAATGTTAAGCACAACGAGTCTGATGCGTGCATCACTTTTGGCGCGGTGAAGAGCACGCAAAATGCTCTGAAAAGTTGGAAGAGGCTGTGATGAACCGAAGGGGGCATCAAACGGTGGAGCATCAATGAAAATGCGCTCGGGCAGCGGCCCTCTTACTTCTAACATTAAGACTGCCTTTTCAGGAATGCGACTTTGGGGCTGCAAGGCACGAAAAATGACAATTGCACTGATAATCAGTAGCAACAAAAGAAGAACGAGCGTGATGCGGCGTGAGCCACTGGGCTTTTTCTGTTCAGGCATAGTCTAGATTGAGGCGTTAGATTTCATTTCGCAAAATTTATGTGCGTGCATTTTCTTGCACAAGAAAAGAAGACTCATACAGCAAACAGCTAACAGAATGCGCGGTGTCGCTCTGGATAGTGTGCAAGGTGGGTGCAATATGCTGGCAGCGTGCCTCTGCTTTGTGACAGCGTGGGTGAAAAGCGCATCCACTGGGCACATTGATAGGACTGGGAATATCGCCTGTAAGCACAATTCTCTTTCGCTTGACATTTGGGTTCGGAATTGGCACGGCTGAAAGCAGCGCTTCCGTGTATGGATGCTTAGGCTGGCGATAGAGTTGCTCGCAAGGGGCTATCTCCACAATTTTGCCTAGATACATCACAGCGACGCGGTCAGAGATGTGCTCCACTACGGAAAGGTCGTGCGCAATGAAGAGGTATGTGAGCCCCAATGATTTCTGCAAATCCTGTAAGAGATTAATGATTTGCGATTGAATTGAGACATCTAAGGCTGAAACGGGTTCATCGCAGACGATAAATTTCGGCTCCACAGCCAATGCGCGCGCAATACCTAAGCGCTGCCGCTGACCACCTGAAAATTCGTGTGGGTAGCGGTTCAAATACTCACGCGACAGACCGACTTGCTCCAGCAACTCTGCGGCTCTCTTTTCAGCTGCTGCCCCTTCGGCAAGCTGATGCACTTGCAAGACTTCAGTAAGCATTTGCCCAACCGTAAGGCGTGGGTTGAGCGAACTAAACGGATCTTGAAAGATAATTTGCATCTCCTTGCGAATCTGGCGAAGCAAAGACCGCTCCATTTTGAGAATGTTCTGACCGTTGAAGAAGACTTCACCGCTGGTCGGCTCAATAAGACGCAAGAGACTTCGCCCTAAGGTAGTTTTGCCGCATCCAGATTCGCCAACTAATCCAAGCGTCTCACCACGTCGAATCACAAACGACACATCATCGACGGCTTTAACATAGCCGACCACTTTTGAAAAAAAGCCTTTGCGGACTGGAAAGTAAGTCTTGAGATTCCTAACGACGAGCAAAGCATCTTGGTCGGACACTGGCGCTGAAGGCACTGACATAGCTTTCATAGAAATGCTCAGAAGCAAAATACACGATAGCGAGCATATTGCATAAGAGAAATCTTGCGGTTTGGCTCCAATGTGGTGAAGAGCAAATTCTTGCTGATAAGCCGTCACGCTCAGAGTCTTGAAATTTGCGAACGGTGAATTAGATTTGCAGTTTAGACTAAACACACCCGTGAAAAGCACTTCATTTTACATTGATGCACTCAAGATTGGTGACCCAAATGAGCTGTTTTTCATCGCTGGTCCGTGCGTGGTAGAAAGCCGAGACTTGGTGATGCGAACTGCAGAAAAGTTGAAGCAAGCTGCAGAGAAAGTTGGGGTCGGGCTGATTTTTAAGGCGTCCTACAAAAAAGCCAACCGCACCTCTGTGAAGTCCTTCACAGGCATCGGCGATGAGGCAGCGCTTCGGATTTTGCGTGAGGTGAAAGAAAGCCTTGCGTTGCCCGTGCTAACGGATGTGCACTCGGTTGAAGAAGCAGAGTTAGCAGCAGGCTATGTCGATGTGTTGCAAATCCCTGCCTTCCTGTCGCGCCAGACGGAGCTTCTGCAGGCTGCAGGAAAAACAGGCAAAGCCGTCAATATCAAGAAGGGGCAGTTTATGGCGCCTGGCGATATGCATCAAGCAGCGGAGAAAGTGCTGGCAACAGGCAATCGAAAGGTGATGCTCACAGAGCGCGGCGCCAGTTTCGGGTATCACAATCTGGTAGTGGATTATCGTTCCTTGCCGATTATGCGTGAGACGGGTTTGCCAGTTGTCTTCGATGCCACGCATAGTGTTCAGCTACCGAGTGCAGGTAACGGAGTGTCAGCCGGTGAAAGACGGTTTATTCCCGCCCTAGCGCGTGCTGCAGTAGCCGTAGGCGTCTCTGGCGTGTTTATGGAGGTGCACCCCAATCCGCCTGCTGCAAAGTCTGATGCCGCAACACAAGTGCCGCTGAGACAATTTGAACCGCTTGCACGTGAGCTGAAAGCGCTTTTCGAACTGTCTAGAACCTTTAAAGTCAAACTCGCATAGCAACTATGGAGTTCATGGGCGTACCCGTACCAGCAATAGATGAACAAGAACGTTACAAACGCTACCGAGAAGCACTAAAGCAAATTCGAATTATCATCTTGACCGTCGACGGTGTGCTGACGGATGGCCATATCAATTACACAGAGTCGGGTGATGAAATTCGCACATTTTTTGCCCGTGATGGCTTTGCGATTAAAGAAGCGCTGGCGCAAGGTCTGAGGGTTGTGGTGATTTCCACACGTCCCTCGAAAGCAACCATGCGCCGAATGATTGAACTCGGTGTAACCGATGTCTATTTAGGCATTCGCAATAAGCTGGAGACTTACGAAGAAATTAAGATGCTCTATGGCGTAACTGACGAGGAATGTCTTTACATTGGTGATGATTACGATGACCTGCCAATCCTGAAGAAGGTTGGCTTTTCAGCAACGCCGCTCAACGGCATTGAAGCATTGCGTTACAATGTAGGCTATGTATCTGCCTTCGAGGGCGGTAAAGGGTGTGTGCGCGACGTGATTGAACTGACGCTAGTCGAACAAGGCAAATGGCAGTATGGCGAACTTTATCGCTGAGGCCAAATTTCACGGCTGCAGCCTCTTTTCGTATCTTGATAGGCAGAACCAACAACCAAATTTGCAGGCAGTATGGAGTCCGCAGTTTTATCCACACCAGAGAAAGCCCACTCCTTTGCATCACCACAAGCAGCGGATGGCAGAAAAGTCAAGACGGTTGGCGTGCTCACAAGTGGGGGAGATTGCTCTGGGCTTAATCCAACACTGCGCGCCCTTGTCAAGACGCTCATCAATGTCTATGGTGTCAAGGTGATTGGCTACCGCGATGGCTTTCGCGGAATGATTGAAAACGACTATGTCGAGCTGGACCTAAGGAGCGTGTCAGGTATCATTGACAAGGGGGGCACCATTTTGGGCACATCGAATAAAGCCAACCCATTCCGACAGTATCAGCCTGAAACGGGTGAATTCAAAGATGTCTCCCAAAAAGTTGTAGCCGATGCGAAGAAACTGGGTATTGATGCACTGGTTGCAATCGGGGGCGATGGCACGATGTCCATGGCTGCACGTTTCACCGATATGGGCTTGCCGACTGTAGGCATTCCCAAAACAATTGACAATGACCTGATGGCAACGGACCTCACATTTGGATTTCACAGCGCCGTGCAAGTGGTCTGCGAAGCTATTGACCGCATCAATACGACGGCAATGTCGCATCACCGCGTCATGATTATCGAGGTGATGGGGCGATACGCAGGGTGGATTGCGCTTTACGGCGGCGTTGCAGGAGGCGCAGACGTGATTCTCATTCCTGAAATCCCCTACTCTGTCGAGACCGTTGCTAAAGTTTGCGACCGTCGTAATCAGCAAGGCAAAGGTTTTACGATTATCGTGATTGCCGAAGGGGCGAAGCCAATCGGTGGGGAGCTCACGGTGCAAAAAATTGTAAAAGATAGCTTCGACCAGATTCGCTTAGGGGGCGTTGGAATGCAGCTGGCAAGCCAGCTCGAGCAACTCATTCCGCGTCTGGAAGTGCGCGTAACCATCTTGGGGCACTTGCAGCGAGGGGGCTCACCAATTGCTTTTGACCGATTGCTCTCGACGCGCTTTGGCGTCTATGCGGCGCATATGGTGATGCGCGGCGAGTTTGCAAAGATGGCAGCGCTGCGCGGTAACGAGATTGTCTCCGTCCCAATCGCTGAAGTCGCAGGTAAAAACAAATTTGTGCCCTTAGACCACGACCTCATCCATGCAGCAAAGTGCGTAGGCACTTCATTCGGCGAACCTGAAGAAAACACATCTAAGCAGGCTTAGTGCTGGGCGGTGCATTAGGCAGATTAGGCACCTAACCCTACCTCGCCCCTAACGCCTCTCCCTACGAAGGAGAGAGAATGATTCTGACGACGTCAGAATCGGAAGTGAGGTAGGAGCACTGCAGTTACACTGTATCCACGAGACTGTGGAAACCACACTGCCGCAATAAAATCACGGCGTCATAGTGTGCCTGCGGCTGGTTGCTTGGGCAGTTCTGTGAGTTTGATAACACGACATAAATCAAAGCATTGTCTTGGAGACAAGTCGCGTGCCATCATACTCATAGACAATCGGAATACCGTTTGGAATGTTTAGCTCAAGCACCTCTTCTTTGGTAAGCTGGTCAAGTTCCATCACGATAGCGCGTAGGCTATTGCCATGCGCAGAAACTAACACGTTTTTGCCTTCGTGCACTTTGGGTAGGATTTCCTTGTGGAAGTATGGCAGAGCGCGGGCGGCTGTGTCTTTGAGACTTTCTGTGTAGCCATCTGGATTGAGTTCGGTAACATCGTTAGGTGGCGGAATGTCGTAACTGCGTCGCCAAAGTTTAACCTGCTCTTCTCCGTATTTCTTTGCGGTTTCTGCTTTGTTAAGCCCTTGCAGGGCGCCATAGTGGCGTTCATTGAGAGCTTTGTTGAAATAGGTAGGCACGCAGTCAATTTGTCCAGCAGCAGTTAGGGCAAGAATGTGTGTTTCAATGGCGCGGTAAAGCACAGATGTATAGCCGAAGTGAATAGGAATATGTTTGATTTTTTCCCCGGCCTCACGCGCTTCACGTCGACCTTTATCTGTTAGGGGCACATCAACCCAGCCTGTGAAGCGGTTTTCTAAGTTCCACTGTGATTCGCCATGACGGACGAGAATAAGTTTTGCCATTTGAGCAGAGCGTTTTTCAGATGTGTGCAATTGTCAGGGTTAGCTTAGCTATAATGCCAAATTACGCATTTTTTTCAAATGAACCCTTCGCAGAAAAGAAAGGGTGCGGATTGGGGAGAAAATTGAGGAAACAATGCAAGTGATTAACGCAGGGTGCCAGTCGAGGCTTAGACGGCAGCACTTTCCATAAATTGATGTTTGAAAATTCGCAGACTTTCTTCTACACCTAAAAAGTTGATACCCAGTTCGGACTGTGCTTTAATCGTAATCAAGCCTGATTGCAACGGTCGGGGGGCTAATTGGTTAAGGTCTGCCGTCTTGATAGGCGTAATGAGCGATTTATCGAAGCCAAAAACCTCAGCCAGCTTGAGAGCAAACTCGTAGCGAGAAAGGTAATCGGCTCCGGCGATATGATAGACGCCTCGTTTGCCCCAGCGAACCAGCTCGTAGATGCCACGAGCAAGGTCGTCAGCCAGCGTGGGGTTACCGTATTGGTCATCAACCACCGTGACAGGGCGGCGATTTTTCAGCTCTTGCGTCAGCCAAATAGCGAAGTTTTTCTTAACACGGGGTGCAACACCATAAACTACATTTGTTCTCACAATAAGCCAGTTTTCACCTGAGGCACGCACTGCATTCTCAGCAGCCAGTTTTTCGCGACCGTAGTAGTTAAGTGGATTAGGCAGGGCCGTCTCGTCGTAAGGACCGGCTTTACCGTCAAAGATATAATCAGTTGAAATCTGCACGACGCAAGCTTCTACCAAACGTGCGCCAGCAAGCAAATTCTCGACCGCCGTTACATTTGCTTTCCAAGAGAGTTCTTTTTCGCGCTCACATGCGTCGACATCCGTGAAGGCTGCAGCGTTGATAATGTAGTCGGGTGAAAAATTCCAGATAAGCTCTTTGACCGCGCCACGTTGCGTAATGTCAAGTGAAAGGTAGCCGAAACTCGCTAATGCATTATACGGTGCAGGCTGGCGGGCACAGACCAAAAGGTCAAACTGGCGGTCTCTGGAAAAGACCTCTACTAACTTTTGCCCGACCAGTCCGTTAGCTCCCGTTATGAGAACACGCTTATACATTCACCTGCCTGAAAAATTTCGACTGCATGTCGCAAAAATACGCAAACTCACTTACGCTAATTGCGAGGCAATGTTTAGTGCGGCTAAAGCAGGAAGCAGAGGCAATAATGTGCAAGCAAGTCCAACAGCCACTCATTTCGCTGAGGTTGGTATGCGATGTGGCTGGTAAAAGGAAGGTGAAGTGCTGGAAAGAGAGCAGAACGTGACCGCTACAGTGTTGCAATTCCCAAATTTCAGGCTGATTCATTTTCTACCTCGACAGGGGTAGCAAGTGGCACACTCTTGGGAGAGTAGGTTGGTTCAGCAGATTCTACCCATGCTGCCAGCGTAATATCGCCTGTTACATTAACAACGGTGCGGCTCATATCTAAAATTCTATCTACGCCCAAGATAACGCCAATCCCTTCGACAGGCACACCAACTTGCTGCAAGACCAGCACCACCAACGGCAGCGAGCCGCCGGGCACACCGGCAGTGCCAACCCCAGCTAACACTGCAAGCATCACGACCAGCACTTGCTGTCCCAGACTAAGGTCAATCCCATAGAACTGAGCAAGAAAGAGCACTGTAATACCTTCATAGAGCGCTGTGCCATTTTGATTGGCGGTTGAGCCAATGGTAAGCACAAAGTTTGAAATGTCGCGATTGATACGCAGAGTCTCAACTGAGACACGTAGTGAAGTAGGCAGTGTGGCATTAGATGAGCTGGTAGAGAAAGCCGTCAGCATCACTTCTACGAT from Chloroherpetonaceae bacterium includes:
- a CDS encoding DUF58 domain-containing protein, whose product is MQDYRKYLQPEVVSRLGSIELKAKMIVEGFITGLHKSPYHGFSVEFAEHRQYTFGDEPRHIDWRVYGRTGKYYIKQYEEETNLRCYILLDQSSSMSFHSSKSLLPKVEYASYIAAALTLLMMGQRDAVSLATYSNTLHTFLPPSLKPSHQNLILQTLHQTSQATQQARHQTTDTSAALKDFAKHLSKRSLIILLSDFWDTPEKVAAALKHFQHQHNEVLAFHILDPKEKTFDFATDVEVIDLETGERLFTSPRQLQAAYQAALQARTRTLQQALVDSGIDYVAIDTAQPFDIALLAYLKKRHRIF
- the sppA gene encoding signal peptide peptidase SppA, whose amino-acid sequence is MPEQKKPSGSRRITLVLLLLLLIISAIVIFRALQPQSRIPEKAVLMLEVRGPLPERIFIDAPPFDAPFGSSQPLPTFQSILRALHRAKSDARIRLVVLNISNLSASFSKIAELREAVEAARQSGKEVWAYLRGGSDKEYYLATACNKIYVEPYSVLIIDGLSFESLYFKTALEKVGIEVEAIRRGKYKSAVEQFTRDSQSDADREQDEAILDAFDKAYVQAIAKGRNLSESEVRQLINDVAYFSENAFVSAKLADSVTYMNDLKERLKSQLGISDDDEEIFIDLSDYAQETREKTGEKIAVVYVQGGIVDGKGAPQPDGNDNTGDSPITKALEDAREDESIKAIILRVDSPGGSVTASEKMAQAILKAKAKKPVVVSMSGVAASGGYWISADGNKILAHPLTITGSIGIFALKPNLKKLQDEIGLKRQVLLRGKYADAYNLFEKLSPEAYQKVDALINEGYQRFLSRVANGRNMTTAAVDSIAQGRVWIGETAKNLGLVDELGGFYRAVDIAKELAGIQPETSVQFVEYPKRKSFFDLLFGEDDDSDAQAQLYEWLKAAFRREMYLELFLSPVAAEEAQRWRNALTEMLRSPLTLMARLPREIIVK
- a CDS encoding dipeptide ABC transporter ATP-binding protein, producing the protein MSVPSAPVSDQDALLVVRNLKTYFPVRKGFFSKVVGYVKAVDDVSFVIRRGETLGLVGESGCGKTTLGRSLLRLIEPTSGEVFFNGQNILKMERSLLRQIRKEMQIIFQDPFSSLNPRLTVGQMLTEVLQVHQLAEGAAAEKRAAELLEQVGLSREYLNRYPHEFSGGQRQRLGIARALAVEPKFIVCDEPVSALDVSIQSQIINLLQDLQKSLGLTYLFIAHDLSVVEHISDRVAVMYLGKIVEIAPCEQLYRQPKHPYTEALLSAVPIPNPNVKRKRIVLTGDIPSPINVPSGCAFHPRCHKAEARCQHIAPTLHTIQSDTAHSVSCLLYESSFLVQENART
- the kdsA gene encoding 3-deoxy-8-phosphooctulonate synthase gives rise to the protein MDALKIGDPNELFFIAGPCVVESRDLVMRTAEKLKQAAEKVGVGLIFKASYKKANRTSVKSFTGIGDEAALRILREVKESLALPVLTDVHSVEEAELAAGYVDVLQIPAFLSRQTELLQAAGKTGKAVNIKKGQFMAPGDMHQAAEKVLATGNRKVMLTERGASFGYHNLVVDYRSLPIMRETGLPVVFDATHSVQLPSAGNGVSAGERRFIPALARAAVAVGVSGVFMEVHPNPPAAKSDAATQVPLRQFEPLARELKALFELSRTFKVKLA
- a CDS encoding HAD-IIIA family hydrolase, whose product is MEFMGVPVPAIDEQERYKRYREALKQIRIIILTVDGVLTDGHINYTESGDEIRTFFARDGFAIKEALAQGLRVVVISTRPSKATMRRMIELGVTDVYLGIRNKLETYEEIKMLYGVTDEECLYIGDDYDDLPILKKVGFSATPLNGIEALRYNVGYVSAFEGGKGCVRDVIELTLVEQGKWQYGELYR
- a CDS encoding ATP-dependent 6-phosphofructokinase gives rise to the protein MESAVLSTPEKAHSFASPQAADGRKVKTVGVLTSGGDCSGLNPTLRALVKTLINVYGVKVIGYRDGFRGMIENDYVELDLRSVSGIIDKGGTILGTSNKANPFRQYQPETGEFKDVSQKVVADAKKLGIDALVAIGGDGTMSMAARFTDMGLPTVGIPKTIDNDLMATDLTFGFHSAVQVVCEAIDRINTTAMSHHRVMIIEVMGRYAGWIALYGGVAGGADVILIPEIPYSVETVAKVCDRRNQQGKGFTIIVIAEGAKPIGGELTVQKIVKDSFDQIRLGGVGMQLASQLEQLIPRLEVRVTILGHLQRGGSPIAFDRLLSTRFGVYAAHMVMRGEFAKMAALRGNEIVSVPIAEVAGKNKFVPLDHDLIHAAKCVGTSFGEPEENTSKQA
- a CDS encoding 2,3-bisphosphoglycerate-dependent phosphoglycerate mutase, coding for MAKLILVRHGESQWNLENRFTGWVDVPLTDKGRREAREAGEKIKHIPIHFGYTSVLYRAIETHILALTAAGQIDCVPTYFNKALNERHYGALQGLNKAETAKKYGEEQVKLWRRSYDIPPPNDVTELNPDGYTESLKDTAARALPYFHKEILPKVHEGKNVLVSAHGNSLRAIVMELDQLTKEEVLELNIPNGIPIVYEYDGTRLVSKTML
- the rfbD gene encoding dTDP-4-dehydrorhamnose reductase, with the protein product MYKRVLITGANGLVGQKLVEVFSRDRQFDLLVCARQPAPYNALASFGYLSLDITQRGAVKELIWNFSPDYIINAAAFTDVDACEREKELSWKANVTAVENLLAGARLVEACVVQISTDYIFDGKAGPYDETALPNPLNYYGREKLAAENAVRASGENWLIVRTNVVYGVAPRVKKNFAIWLTQELKNRRPVTVVDDQYGNPTLADDLARGIYELVRWGKRGVYHIAGADYLSRYEFALKLAEVFGFDKSLITPIKTADLNQLAPRPLQSGLITIKAQSELGINFLGVEESLRIFKHQFMESAAV